The window ttgacaataagtatgaagtgtccttgccatttaaagatgaaagtagaccgcctgttaactatagaatagccattggtcaattaaattcctcgctacatagattcgaatctgacccctccttgtatgctcattatgataagattatcaaagattacgttcagtctgggtttatagaattaattccctcaggctcccctattatagggcattatttaccccaccatgctgtattgaaggattcagaaacaactcccattcgaatagtttttaatgcttcttccaaggctaaaggagaactttccttaaatgattgtttattaactggtcctcattaactactaaactttttgatgccctgttgagtttccgtacaaacccagtagctgtgatttcagatatcagtaaagcctttttaaggataggcatttcacctgactgtcgtgattattgcagatttctatggataactgatccctccgatttgaagtctactgtaacttaccggttttgtgtagtttgttttggagctacatgctccccctttctcttgcagcaaaccttttgcatcatttatctttacatgataatccccttgcatcatctctgatgaagaatttctatgtagataattttagtaaaacttacaaggatgtgtcagtcttgatggatgagtatccagtaataaatgagattcttgaagatgctaatatgcctctacaagaatgggtcagtaatgattcagagtttaacagaaccatagatgttatcaaagaaagagtgaacgttttgggtttagagtggtatctaacacaagatgagatgtcactgaaggaagtaaattgtgagtataaaggacctttaaccaagcgaaaggttttatcagtaatagctcgaatgtttgatcctctaggattattgtcaccaatacaggtgagaggtaaatattttcttaaatgtttgtggagtaactacgggtgggatgaccctttgccagaatcattatgttcaaggtttgatgaaatttgcaagtgtattagaaatgtagaaagtttaaagtttcctaggtttgttgtacatcctgaaggttcccacttacatgtattttgtgatgcctctaacaaggcatatggagctgctgcctatgtgattgatttcagaagtgtaagcaatttactggtcagtaagtgtaaagttgcaccaaaccctaaacagactattccgcgtttggaattgacagccttgtccttgggtgcgaaacttgctggaagattaatgcagaatgatgatttgagattgagttcttgcactctctggagtgactccatggtttctatttgttgggtgaagaacaataatagtaaaattccctatgtacgaaacagagtcactgaaattaatgaattcaagtttcctctaCGGTATAcccctctaaggataatccagctgatattctatccagaggtagtactagtaaagatttagcgcaaaattccttatggtggaatggccctaaatggcttttaactggtgattatccccaatctttagctacagaaactgtgcatgttaatgaaattctttcagaacctaagtttgttaaccctccaaccccattaattgacatcccacgttacagtaatttaagtaagcttaaacgtatcatgaggtcaatattgctttttcttaataaatgcagtaaaggttctaagtttgttgttaacgaaatgaaagcacttgtcctccttgaacagaagcaacatttttctactaccagaatgtacctctgtgataagaattcacatggagtgtccatggatattaagaatttctgtaatcagttgaacttatttgttgatgaggaaaatctaattaggtctcagggtcgcatgaaaaacgcttccatgtcttatgatactcagtgcccaatgttattgccttccagaagttatttaacagtgttgatagttgaacatttgcatagacatcatcaccattgtggtgtcaattctgtactggtattgttgagagaaactttttgggtaccgaaagcacgacaagttatcaaatcaattctgtcaaagtgtgttttgtgtcagaagttaaccaagaaacggttgtgtttgcctcctcctccaccattacccacagaaagagtgagatatgatagatctttccaatcagtaggagttgattatactggtgctattaatgtttttgatcatgagactggcttggaggagaaggtctttatatgtctatttacctgtactacgagcagggcagttcattttgaattgactcattccatgactgcttccgatttcctactggcttttcgacgctttgtagcatatcattctctgccgagtctgattatatctgacaatggtaggaattttgttggatttaataatttcctgaaggaaattatggatgaaccagaggtaaagtcataccttgaaggaaattgtgttaattgGAAGTTCATTACACCGCGAGCCCCCTGGTCTGGAGGCTTTTATGAACGCCTTATTGGTGTTCTAAAGGGATGTTTGTCCAAAGCCTTATATCACAAACGTGTATCCTTTGAAGAGTTGAGAACTCTACTTGTTGAGTTTCAAGCTGTGATAAATTCTCGACCACTGACTTATCTCTCCTCTGATCGAGATTGTGAGGCTTTGACTCCCTCCATGTTACTTTATGGGCGAAATGTTTGTATTTCCCCTCCTCTTaacaattcagcaactgatgacccagatttcatgagttcaagtgatcttagagaacaatattttagattatcatcagtgctaagaaaatttgagaactcttggaaaagagactatttagtgtccttgagagagagacattttaattctagtgatTATCTCTCTGCAAATGTGAAAGTTGGGGACATAGTGATGGTAGACTTAGAAGATCATCTGGGAAAGGCTATAGATACCTCCTCTCACTGGGTAAGGTTACCCAGCTGTTTCCGTCGTCTGATGGTGTGATTAGGTCTGTAGAagtgagagtgaataataaactatacatgaGATCAATCACAAAGCTCGTACTTCTGGAATTACCTGAGAGGGAATTTGATATTGTTGTAACTCAGGAGCCAGATAGTGTGCCTCTGAGTGGTACTAGACCTCGGCGTGCAGCAGCAATCCGCtgtgatcaagagagaaaggatttaatttctatggatgtactctaaaatgtatatttgatttaaattttgatgtgttaagatggtcacagctgcatagcgttattcaattgaattcgctcctgggtgcagttgtgattacttctaattatgattctttcttgggggagaatgtcaaaaattgccatttattccccttgaataaaatttcctagttttcttgaatacttatttttgatgtatttcccagtttctatgaaaaatacgttgatgtgattgttttgctccacagaagaagtttttattatattaactatagcaatgagtttgtataaattagtacattgatatttaaagtagtaaaacacctttttgcaaattttatccatctctataaaattaaatgacgtctgattgcagtgttgtcaaacttcttcttgtggagaatatatatgttattttcttgttgtaagggcacatgccagtgatttaagcttgccttctggacgaaaccctttttttttgtatgttgggttacgattaaacaacttaatgtttgtttttagttgatgttttgttacgtaaccctgtagttttgtagatgtgacaaagaacgctccctatttgtttacattgtatcaatatgtggaaatttaagtagattttctgagtattgctaaactttacttatatgacaattgtggagtgtgtttaatcaggcatatatgtgtttgtgttgcaaaacaattattgttttcctccttttattagGGTGATGCCTTTTGAAGTTCCCCATTCCCTGTGCATTGACACCCACAccctgtgctgtgtcgtatttatgccctttcttttcagagtttcttgctatttttatattgaagttgtaaattgatgtaccaattgtgttttgtatcttgtttgtaccgttattgtgaatttttgagtgaactgggaattataaaaaagaactgtggaacctgttatgttctccccaagctgtttgaattttgaattttgaattttttgtgagaggaataaagatatcaaggaagcacgcgtttccctctctcccgtgagaaagttgagtatttgaggagattatgtctcacgatgaggggccaGAAGCCCCAAATAACCTACATGGTGCCCAGAACCCGGGATCAGAAGGAAATGACGAAGATTTTCCCGGATTTCCTgacattttgatgaaactgaAAAGTCTTAAGCTGAAGAAAGTCGGAGCTGAAACATGGCTGCGTTGTGCTGCGAGAAAATTAAGTGGAGTTCTACAAGGCCAACCAAGCTGGCATGAGTTAACTAGCTTAATGGACGAATTCGACCACCGTAAGTCTAAGTGGGTTGAACTAGATGATGCGGTGCAAGACTTGATCGAAAATCCGGAAGAAGTCAAAAGGTTAGTCTATGAAGCCGACGATTTCCTCAGTGAGGTAGACCAAACACacattgctgctgcagaagttttagaaaaattagGCAATGGTAGATTCGTGAACTTGAATAGTAGGGCTACTAAAGGCAGTATAATTTCTGCAAGTGAGCCTAGTAGTGAAGCACATAGTGTGAAATTGCCTAGGCTTGAGTTATTAAAATTTGGCGGGAAAATAACAGAGTGGATGCCTTTCTGGGATCAGTTTAAGGCTATTGTTGATGACAAGCCTATGCCTCCTGTTAACAAATTTATGTACCTGCGCTCTGTGTTGGAGGGCGAGGCGAGAAGAGTTATACAGGGTCTGGCTCAGACGGCAGCTAATTATAAATCAGCATGTGAACTGTTAAAAGAGAGGTATGCCAAACCAAACAAGATAATTTCCGCCCACATTCAGGACCTAATGCAGCTTGCGTTGTCAAGGAGATCGAAGTACGACAATCAACTCTTGGCGTTGCGGAAGTTGCAAGACGACATGATAGCCCATGTTCGCAGTTTGGAGGCTCTTGGGGTAGGAGGGGACCAATATGGGCTGGTATTGGCGCCCATGATCTTGTCCCTGCTCCCCCACGAGATTAGACTGGAGTGGTCTCGAAGTCAGCAAGAGGAAGGAGAccttaaagggctgctggaattcCTACAACGAGAAGTTGAGGggcgagaaagggctgaggccctTCAGGGGCTGAACCACCGAAAGACTGAGGATCCCTGTTAGGGACgaacataattaaatacagggccggatacaaggtttattgtgaatccgttacaacaacttgccgccaaggaccagcacaccggccgcatgacaacacaaccccggaactgagaactcaaaaacaaaagacgttcacagcagggaatagaatcagaattaacaaaggattaccttttttttttttatctaaaactctacatcccttatccctagaaaagcaataatattccaacttaaaacatcagacaattaaataaatcaatacttcttccaaaatatgttacaaatatgaaaacaaaacaacatgataaatacagcatatttgtatatatttataaatcaagtcgatCTGGAGGTTTACTTATTCGACTGGATCGCCTTAACATTGGCGGttgtactgaacattcactatcattatttacagttacttctatgggttcttcagccccactattatcacatggtacattagtgtctgaaatgaaagcactagaatcactcaaatttacagatgacttagaattattggataacacttctttattggattggttaaagtcacccatatatctatgcataatctgatctgcatgtcttgtccaaataatattaccaaaactctgtacttccaccttataatttctcaacccaagtacttccacaatctttccttccacccatggtgaacctttcccaaaattacgaacaaacacagcatcattgactttatacaatttaccttcctcctggaaaatttcacccctcattttccttaaagatttgtcTTCAGTTTAACCGATTCAACAGTACCTTTGAAATTCCTACCAAACATTATTCTGCTGGGGCCTTACCCGTGGAAGAATTCACAGTCCTCCTATagttatacaaaaatctacaaattctggtctgaatatctcccttcttaaattttcccaggccctccttgaatgttctcaccccctttcagccagaccattgaggatggatgataaggagctggtgttacatgcttaatactattttacacaagaactcctccatctcttgagaaacaaaatttggagcattatctgatacaatgatatcaggtataccaaaattacagaatgtcttcctcaaatgaccaatggtaacagctgacgtagtggaactagaaaaatgaatatccaaaaatttactatgagaatctacaattatcaaaaatatttaccatccattggtcctgcataatctatgtgcagtcgagaccatgatttaccaacaataggccaagacaatgtaggagctcgaggatttgtaaaattcttaaaacaaatgctacaattctttgtgacttctcctatgtcctggtctatctttggccaccatacccaattccttgcctcagctttcatagcatttataccattatgcccacaatacaaatggttcaaaaccttacatcttaactcaacaggaatcaaaaccctatttctatacaatattacaCCATTATGAAgagataaatcatcttttacagAGGCATATTCCAGAAGTGACATTATGTTCCCTTGACCATCCcagcttcaaacaatttttcaactgagacaatacagcatccttattggtgaaatgtttaactgcctgaaaagagatgtcatcaaaatcaagtaattcaaCCAATTTAAGATATACTCAGCTGGTGtaccagaatgaaaatcatcatcaagtggcaatctgcttaaggcatcagcaattacattttccttcccaggtttgtgaactaattcataatcatactgagataacaataaagcccatctttgtattctagaattagcattacatggaatctgtttccctcttccaaaagtcccagtaatggtttatgatcagttctagcaacaaaattcctgccaagcaaaaaatatctaaaacgtttcacagcaaaaataagagctaatccttctttatctaactgagagtagttcctttctgctttagacagtttttacttgcaaaataaattgtttttcttggtcACCAACCTTTGCAACAAAACACACCCCACACCTACAGGAGACGCATCCACTTCAATGATTAAAGGACTATTCCCATCAAAACTAGTCAGGACTTTGGACTcggaaaatctcttttaatgcCTTCAAACGCCTTCTGCTTTACTGAAGtccatctaaattttacatttttcttcaacaaatcatacaagggagctagcttagaagaaaaattctttacaaccttgcaatagtaagtaatcatacctaaaaagattgaacttcttcaacagaagtaggacatgggcaatctaaaatagctttcagtccctttgaagatggcttgactccttcacctgagatgtggtatcctaaatattcaatagattcagcctccaaaacagtcttagtcttatttatttgtacattatgtgcTTGCAAAAGTTCCACAACCTTTCTTAATCCGTGATCATGCTCCTTTTGGTAGCACCACTAAcaataatatcatctaaataagcagctacaccctccacatttgccaacagttgagaaataaacctttggaaaataccaggagatgaggacaagccaaaaggtaaacgcttatatttaaacaatcctttatgagtattaattactaaatactcttgacttttctcatcaacaggtatttgaagataagcattctttaaattaattttggaaaaaactttccttaccaacaacagataacaattcctctatctttggtaacgggtacctgtcacaatgaatttgtttattcaaaattttaaaatctccacaaatcctcatttcaaccttattttctttcaatacaggtacaataggaactgcccattcactatgtgatatgggttccatcatttcatccgctactagcttatctaaggcatcttcaatcattttcttgtaataaaaaggaactgtgtgtgctttcataaactttggggtagcattaccttttaaatgaatcttagccaaaacaccagcaataggtttacttgaatctaccaagtaattatctagcagcttttctgcactcacattagcaacctttattactctagtaccttcatctattccagccagataaatacctacttgctgcattaaatctttaccacacaaatttgtattacaagaatcaacaacataaaatacctgagaaacctttgtgctattataaagtacaggagctaacactttgcccaagacatcaattttcatattatcataacctcttagctttttattgcattgttccatatttagttttaacctatgtacccactctttggttatagtagacacagcagcgccactgtcaatctcaaatggaactaaattctgattaatactgaaataaaattcatcagaattaagagcaaaaatctttcctttaaccattaacaatctatcatcattgttgtcttcataatcatcaatagTTTTACAGCCTTCTTACCTTCAGCCCTACTATTGGAAGCCTTATACCTAGGTTTAACACTACTAGGCCTATGAAGAGACAAATCTTTGTTTGCCTCTCACACACCCTTTTAGATgacctttccttttacaaatgttacaagtcagatctttaaaccaacagtctatactctcatgagaaaaaccacaatgcttacaagatgacttttcttttctcactgaactaacctgtggctgtgatttgttcctctcacccacaaaaagctttttccatgttcaaaattctttctaaaactgcactagaggtcatagcttggagatcaatattcaaagcaactaaattgggaaaatatacttcattgtccactgccataaacaactgatctctgactcttgaatcgaaatgattaccaaaattgcaatcttttgctaaagccttgaggtcagcatacaaactattcactgtctcatccctcctttttttctttgctgaaaagctattaggctacgatgataagaaggtttcacattgtaatgtgatttcaatacagctacaaggtcatcataAGTCTTTGTATGGGGTAAATCAGGAGCACAAAAATTACCCAGTACACTAAAAACATCAGTTCCAATCAacactagcaaaacatttttctttttgttgtcttcctcaattccaagattactaaaattagcttctaataaactaagccaaagatccagggttatctgagaagaattaaaaggatcaatCTTAATCTGAGTAGTCGTCGCCACCGtgaacaaaactgcaagatgaaGCAAAACTGTAGGTAGCAGCCTATATGCCAGGTAAGGTAgggtaaaaacacaataaatcgaAGCATCAACTAGTACAGCTTGGGAATTGAAAATCCTCACCCTAGCATAGGCGACCTCTGCCTAACCTCCGCACCATCGCCGTCAATCAACTGGCCTTACGGAAGTGTCCTCAGAGCCAGTAGAGCTATGCTGAACTCATCAAAACTCCTGGAAAATCCTTACATCCACATGAAGTTCTTGTACACCCTATGCTCCTCTGCATGGATTCTCGTCGCCATCTGTTAGGACgaacataattaaatacagggccggatacaaggtttattgtgaatccgttacaacaacttgccgccaaggaccagcacaccgccgcatgacaacacaaccccagaaccgagaactcaaaacaaaaagacgttcacagcagggaatagaatcagaattaacaaaggattacctttttttatctaaaactctacacacacaatatatatatatatatatatatatatatatatatatatatatatgaatgtctttactgtaataccacagtgcaatatgaagataagaaggcccataaaacactatttgaggttttctttatgattatttttgcaaccatttttatatgttcattgaGCACTTCcttcataaattaacatattatatgcCCCTGACACCTTCACTGGATtttaaaatatggacagatgatatgatacaggagtaaatttatttacaaaagcatatgtaggtgtggtcATGAAGTCTCACGCAAGTTAATGAGGAAACCAAAACCATGCCAATGGAATTGTTTCCCTTCCTTCTTGGAAAAAAActtggtcacctgcataccatcggaccTTATGTTTATTGCCACACCTGAACAtatgctttcttcttttttttttattttattttaggtttaccctttttactgatgttttactttatctgtatcatatcatttgtatattttccatattttaccagtgaacaaggaGGGGCCCTGAATAAAGAACCAAAGtgctcttgaaatatatatatatatatatatatatattcaaatagtgttttatatatattcatatattatatatatatatatatatatatatatatatatatatatatatatatatatatatatatatatatatatatatatatatatatatatatatatatgtatgtatgtataggattTAACCCATATAGAAAACGCTTGAGCCTAATATATCTGGTTATTTCATTCAATACTTCATAACACGTTTTGTTCTCACCCTTTTACAAGCACAGCCTTGTTTCCCACTACTGGCAAACCATGGCACTCCAACCAACGTTTAAGCTGAAATACTGAATGATCTAGCACACTGAAGCTAAAACACAAAAGCAGGAGCCAGAAACATTCTTTCAACTTAATGTTAGGAAACTTcctggttgcaatgttcaaatagtgtggCCATTACAACATAAGTTGTACTGATTTGTTTGTCCGACCTTAGGTAGCTGTGGCATAACACGTTTTGTAGCTAACTGGCAAACCACGCACTCCAACCAACGTTTGCTGAAGTGATCTAGCACAGTGCTAAACACATTGCAGCGCCAGAATCGCTGCTTAATTGAAATATCTTCAACTTCTTAAGTATTTCAGTTAGATATTGAAATATCTTTCTCAGTTATTCTCTGTAAGGATGAATGCAGGACTTCAATTTGTTATGTATCCCTTACAAAGAAGTTAGGAAAAGACGAGTGCTTGAAAAGAGATGTATtctctatataagtatataactGAGACAGACACTGATTTAAAACTCAGCGGCCTAaagcaagaccaccgagagacaaggcctgttcgatGTATTGTGATGTAAGCAACAGTAGTCCAAGTCACTAGCACTGACCAAGATCTAGAGAAACAGGTCTTGTACTCCCATGTGCTGACATCACGGGTCCTGGTCCCGCGCTCTCTCTCATGATTCACGCGAATGTCAACTGGTGGACGCCAAGATGTTGATGGACGCGGAGcaaatattttcctgtgttgatAGTGATATGATGGCGGAGAACTGTGCTGTTTACGGCTGCAATAACCGCTACAGCAACATAAGAGGAAAGGGGATTAGCTTTTTCAGTTTCCCGAACGATAAAGAAACAAGGGTAAAATGGATAATTGCATGCAAGTGggcttgtaaagtcaccacatcggcgccagcgtagtgtttcggcggcgccgttaactaagtctccgctgagcatgttttctttggtgacttcccattttcttcaaactcaattagtcacgcctaaaacgtgccaggtcacgcatttttaaccatttttactctatacgtatttatacaaatgtcacacattgtgtatcatatgtttcttcattcacaggcatcaagactgtatccatattgaagttctgtatgttttgtattgtaatttgtactcgttcactgcatattattgtttattgttttgacctcaggtcacagtcaattccattgtctttcgcgggcCGGCGCCAGTtggccactatataaactgcctggatctgtaataaagtagcagtaacttttacctgctcgtttctttgacacctttacaggCTGACCCAATTAACACCAAATATCCCCTTATTTGCTCATCGCATTTTAAAGATGATGATTTCAAAGACGAATTGAAATCCCGCTTTCTTAATGTTCCAAAA of the Macrobrachium rosenbergii isolate ZJJX-2024 chromosome 16, ASM4041242v1, whole genome shotgun sequence genome contains:
- the LOC136846977 gene encoding uncharacterized protein, which encodes MSHDEGPEAPNNLHGAQNPGSEGNDEDFPGFPDILMKLKSLKLKKVGAETWLRCAARKLSGVLQGQPSWHELTSLMDEFDHRKSKWVELDDAVQDLIENPEEVKRLVYEADDFLSEVDQTHIAAAEVLEKLGNGRFVNLNSRATKGSIISASEPSSEAHSVKLPRLELLKFGGKITEWMPFWDQFKAIVDDKPMPPVNKFMYLRSVLEGEARRVIQGLAQTAANYKSACELLKERYAKPNKIISAHIQDLMQLALSRRSKYDNQLLALRKLQDDMIAHVRSLEALGVGGDQYGLVLAPMILSLLPHEIRLEWSRSQQEEGDLKGLLEFLQREVEGRERAEALQGLNHRKTEDPC